A single window of Lonchura striata isolate bLonStr1 chromosome 20, bLonStr1.mat, whole genome shotgun sequence DNA harbors:
- the HIC1 gene encoding hypermethylated in cancer 1 protein, producing the protein MRVHRDLSWLAEATGRPGRRARSGMLDAMEVPSHSRQLLLQLNTQRTKGFLCDVIIVVQNALFRAHKNILAASSAYLKSLVVHDNLLNLDHEMVSPGIFRLILDFIYTGRLAECEPGSEQSLGAVLAAASYLQIPGLVALCKKKLKRSGKYCHLRGGYAPYKLGRGLRAATPVIQACYSGTPRPVDLPPVEPAAPLNTQCGELYASAAQGAPLHPHGLCPPERHCSPPCGLDLSKKSPTGPSAQLLPTDRLLPSEPREPSLPPRHDSPPVSAGLLGSHAAAYKDSPPGGEPGGHPHAPDPFRSTPPCAEPPLPRADGRELMYRWMKHEPLGPYLDEGEAEKELEREEKAESPPAAPQPRYPSVESNDLEPDNSTSEETGSSEGPSPGDALDRYCNHLGYEPESLGDNLYVCIPCGKGFPSSEQLNAHVEAHNEEELYHKAAAEQAVPFLDKGGPGLGDILRPYRCSSCDKSYKDPATLRQHEKTHWLTRPYPCTICGKKFTQRGTMTRHMRSHLGLKPFACDACGMRFTRQYRLTEHMRIHSGEKPYECQVCGGKFAQQRNLISHMKMHAAGPDGKAKLDFPDSVYAMARLTADQLGLKQEKAAELLSHTSHFLSDPKAMESLYPLAKFTAEHLGLSQDKAAEVLVQAPHLHTEAARTIERYSPP; encoded by the exons ATGAGAGTTCACCGAGACCTCAGCTGGCTGGCGGAGGCCACCGGACGCCCAG GGCGGCGGGCTCGGAGCGGGATGCTGGACGCCATGGAGGTGCCGAGCCACTCgcggcagctgctgctgcagctgaacaCGCAGCGCACCAAGGGCTTCCTGTGCGACGTGATCATCGTGGTGCAGAACGCGCTTTTCCGTGCGCACAAGAACATCCTGGCCGCCAGCAGCGCCTACCTCAAGTCGCTGGTGGTCCACGACAACCTGCTCAACCTGGACCATGAGATGGTGAGCCCCGGCATCTTCCGCCTCATCCTCGACTTCATCTACACCGGCCGCCTGGCCGAGTGCGAGCCGGGCAGCGAGCAGAGCctgggtgctgtgctggctgccgCCAGCTACCTCCAGATCCCCGGCTTGGTGGCCCTTTGCAAGAAGAAGCTGAAGCGCAGCGGCAAGTACTGCCACCTGCGCGGGGGTTACGCGCCCTACAAGCTGGGCCGCGGGCTGCGGGCTGCCACGCCAGTCATCCAGGCTTGCTACTCGGGGACACCGCGGCCCGTGGACCTGCCGCCCGTGGAGCCGGCGGCGCCGCTCAACACGCAGTGTGGGGAGCTGTACGCCTCGGCCGCCCAGGGCGCCCCGCTGCACCCCCATGGGCTGTGCCCGCCCGAGCGCCACTGCTCGCCGCCCTGCGGCCTCGACCTCTCCAAGAAGAGCCCCACCGGCCCCTCcgcccagctcctgcccaccGACCGCCTGCTGCCCAGCGAGCCCCGAGAGCCCTCGCTGCCCCCACGGCACGACAGCCCCCCGGTCAGCGCCGGCCTCCTGGGCAGCCACGCCGCTGCCTACAAGGACTCCCCGCCGGGCGGCGAGCCGGGGGGGCACCCCCACGCCCCCGACCCCTTCCGCAGCACGCCACCCTGCGCCGAGCCCCCGCTGCCCCGCGCTGACGGGCGGGAGCTGATGTACCGCTGGATGAAGCACGAGCCCCTGGGCCCCTACCTGGACGAGGGGGAGGCGGAGAAGGAGCTGGAGCGGGAGGAGAAGGCCGAATCGCCGCCCGCGGCGCCGCAGCCCCGCTACCCCAGCGTGGAGAGCAACGACCTGGAGCCTGATAACAGCACCAGCGAGGAGACGGGCAGCAGCGAGGGCCCCTCGCCCGGGGACGCGCTGGACCGCTACTGCAACCACCTGGGCTACGAGCCGGAGAGCCTGGGCGACAACCTGTACGTCTGCATCCCCTGTGGCAAGGGCTTCCCCAGCTCCGAGCAGCTGAACGCCCACGTGGAGGCCCACAATGAAGAGGAGCTCTATCACAAGGCGGCGGCCGAGCAGGCCGTGCCCTTCCTGGACAAAGGTGGCCCCGGGCTGGGTGACATCTTGCGGCCTTACCGCTGCTCCTCCTGCGACAAGTCCTACAAGGACCCGGCCACGCTGCGGCAGCACGAGAAGACGCACTGGCTGACGCGCCCCTACCCCTGCACCATCTGCGGCAAGAAGTTCACGCAGCGCGGCACCATGACCCGCCACATGCGCAGCCACCTCGGCCTGAAGCCCTTCGCCTGCGACGCCTGCGGGATGCGCTTCACCCGGCAGTACCGCCTGACCGAGCACATGCGCATCCACTCAGGTGAGAAGCCCTACGAGTGCCAGGTGTGCGGTGGGAAGTTCGCCCAGCAGCGCAACCTCATCAGCCACATGAAGATGCACGCGGCCGGCCCCGACGGCAAAGCCAAGCTGGACTTCCCCGACAGCGTCTACGCCATGGCCCGGCTCACGGCCGACCAGCTGGGACTCAAGCAGGAGAAGGCGGCCGAGCTGCTGTCCCACACCTCGCACTTCCTCAGCGACCCCAAGGCCATGGAGAGCCTCTATCCCCTGGCTAAGTTCACGGCTGAGCACCTGGGGCTGAGCCAGGACAAGGCGGCCGAGGTGCTGGTGCAGGCTCCACACCTGCACACCGAGGCCGCCCGGACCATAGAGCGATACTCGCCCCCCTAG